The following proteins come from a genomic window of Leptospira andrefontaineae:
- a CDS encoding phosphoribosylanthranilate isomerase → MSQTPKVKICGIRKVDDLKICVEEGADLIGINFVSSSPRLVSPKEAEILITYLYTSVPLFLRPKIVFLFYKSSTQYIEALLKNLQHDYVQYVSDDSLAPGETSPLYQTMDSRILSYRVRGKVNDDSLHFLNSDLLILDSYKSDAGGGTGESFPWDQVSEVRRPYLLAGGLTPENVAKALSQTKAYGVDVASGVESSPGNKDQELIRNFIRNAKRFSYNGN, encoded by the coding sequence ATGTCCCAAACCCCTAAAGTAAAAATCTGCGGAATAAGAAAAGTAGACGATCTGAAAATCTGCGTGGAAGAAGGAGCCGATCTTATCGGGATCAATTTTGTTTCTTCCAGTCCAAGACTTGTTTCTCCTAAAGAAGCGGAAATCCTTATCACTTACCTATATACTTCTGTTCCTTTATTTTTGCGTCCGAAAATCGTATTCCTTTTTTATAAATCTTCAACCCAATATATAGAAGCACTTTTAAAAAATTTGCAACACGACTATGTCCAATACGTTAGCGATGACTCTTTGGCTCCCGGAGAAACTTCCCCACTCTATCAAACCATGGATTCCAGAATTCTTTCCTATCGTGTACGAGGAAAAGTAAACGATGACTCTCTACATTTCCTAAATTCAGATTTATTGATATTAGATAGTTATAAATCGGATGCCGGCGGAGGAACCGGAGAAAGTTTTCCTTGGGACCAGGTCTCCGAAGTTCGAAGACCTTATCTACTCGCAGGAGGTCTTACACCTGAAAATGTCGCAAAGGCACTTTCCCAAACTAAGGCGTATGGAGTAGACGTAGCAAGCGGTGTGGAATCTTCTCCAGGAAATAAGGACCAGGAACTCATTCGGAATTTTATCAGAAATGCAAAACGATTCTCTTACAACGGAAACTAA
- a CDS encoding polyphenol oxidase family protein, with protein sequence MIDHRFFLEDKRSLRLLILGNKEASGDPNDPNFIRERVLQASGVAGAEVFFMNQEHGTTILEANGSPNSEIPTGDALFTTEPKKILVVKTADCMPIFFWTGRPALVGVIHSGWKGTLAGITEKTLAQVQKRYGVDPELVHFYLGPYATGKHYEVGEDVASLFRKEVPNSLKTLEEPGKFLLEQKTFLLYRIKGLGIQPFLETAGVCTMSPNSKFFSHRRGDTGRNLNCIWLE encoded by the coding sequence ATGATCGATCATAGATTTTTTCTAGAAGACAAAAGAAGCCTTAGGCTTTTGATCCTGGGAAACAAAGAAGCTTCCGGAGATCCAAACGATCCGAATTTTATACGAGAAAGGGTTCTCCAGGCCTCGGGAGTCGCGGGCGCCGAAGTGTTCTTCATGAACCAGGAACATGGAACTACCATCCTGGAAGCAAACGGATCTCCTAATTCCGAAATTCCTACAGGGGACGCTCTATTTACCACCGAACCTAAAAAGATCCTAGTCGTAAAAACAGCGGATTGTATGCCTATATTCTTTTGGACTGGAAGACCTGCTCTCGTGGGTGTGATCCATTCTGGTTGGAAAGGAACTCTTGCCGGAATTACGGAAAAAACCTTGGCTCAGGTTCAAAAAAGATACGGAGTAGATCCTGAATTAGTTCATTTCTATTTGGGACCTTATGCCACCGGCAAACATTACGAAGTCGGAGAGGATGTTGCTTCTCTCTTTAGAAAAGAAGTTCCGAATTCTCTCAAAACATTAGAAGAACCTGGAAAGTTTTTGCTAGAGCAGAAAACTTTCTTACTTTATAGGATTAAAGGTCTGGGGATCCAACCTTTTCTGGAGACTGCTGGGGTTTGCACCATGTCTCCCAATTCTAAATTTTTCAGTCATAGAAGGGGAGATACTGGTAGGAATTTAAATTGTATCTGGTTGGAATAA
- a CDS encoding response regulator: MKGGVAPSGRPYQVIIAENSKFQAKQLAQILESEGYEVVGFAETGKELLNMYKENRKVDLITLDLHLPVIDGFAAFHEMKEMGVLPRVIVITDENTPAVIKSLTDDGIMDYLVKPIKREKVLEKANATVRKTIKI; the protein is encoded by the coding sequence ATGAAAGGCGGAGTAGCTCCATCAGGAAGACCTTATCAGGTAATCATTGCGGAAAATTCTAAATTCCAAGCCAAACAATTGGCTCAGATCCTGGAATCCGAAGGTTACGAAGTGGTCGGCTTTGCAGAAACCGGCAAAGAACTCCTGAATATGTACAAAGAAAACCGAAAGGTTGACCTAATTACATTAGACCTTCACCTCCCTGTGATAGACGGTTTTGCTGCATTTCACGAGATGAAAGAAATGGGAGTTCTTCCTAGAGTAATTGTGATTACCGACGAAAACACTCCTGCAGTTATCAAGTCTCTCACTGATGACGGCATCATGGATTATCTAGTAAAACCTATCAAAAGAGAGAAGGTTTTAGAAAAAGCGAACGCTACCGTTCGTAAGACAATCAAGATCTGA